The following proteins are encoded in a genomic region of Takifugu rubripes chromosome 9, fTakRub1.2, whole genome shotgun sequence:
- the fbln1 gene encoding fibulin-1 isoform X2: MDLRVVLLCALFETLLAQVSTGGEQISIEDCCRDGQKRAKNNEDCSSIPLIFGSSTCMAVQEHCCLAVLEDNMCTTGINMAKNQGSCDSLFGNTCETKTTKMCCDCCLLGKVAHEQSLPCDHNLSVGHRCGQVSRDCCAAEVQLNQTTPTLQTKLPAQDDTDKNGDNSVLTDECKGVCAQRCVGNDTCGCFDGYKLKPDEKTCEDINECLLSASNCRGGERCINTEGSFRCQREVSCGTGYELTDNNNCKDIDECETGIHNCGQDFACQNTQGSFRCLPKVKCGAGFIQDALGQCIDINECVSHTSPCHRGQMCINTVGSYNCQRNSVTCGRGYHLSEDGKRCTDIDECKNPENVCLGHGCINMVGSYRCECQAGYVFNSIRRLCEDINECRHYPGRLCAHKCENTLGSYKCSCTTGFKLASDGRNCDDLNECESNPCSQECANVFGSYQCYCRRGYQLSDIDGLTCEDIDECALPTGGHICSYRCHNTPGSFHCSCPVSGYTLTSNGRSCQDVDECLTGTHTCTENQSCFNIQGGFRCLSLECPTNYRRVGETRCERLLCNESEECLAMPLRITYYYLTFPTNIPVSTDIFRMGPSHNVAGDDIQVAITAGNEGGFFKTARVLTGGVMSVAKVIDKPQDFDLSLELRLRRYGTLSTYLAKVLVFVTPTEPKLAYEPHSE; the protein is encoded by the exons ATGGATCTGCGCGTAGTGCTGCTGTGCGCTCTGTTCGAAACGCTGCTTGCCCAAG tgtcCACAGGAGGAGAGCAGATCTCCATAGAGGACTGCTGCAGGGATGGCCAGAAACGGGCCAAAAACAACGAGGACTGCTCGTCCATCCCGCTCATCTTTGGGTCCAGCACGTGCAT GGCGGTGCAGGAGCACTGCTGTCTAGCAGTGCTGGAGGATAACATGTGCACCACTGGCATCAACATGGCCAAAAACCAAGGATCCTGTGATTCCTTATTCGGCAACACCTGCGAGACCAAGACTACAAAG ATGTGCTGCGACTGTTGTCTTCTGGGGAAGGTGGCTCATGAACAGAGTCTACCGTGCGACCACAACCTGTCTGTTGGGCACCGGTGTGGCCAGGTGTCCCGGGATTGCTGTGCAGCCGAAGTCCAGCTCAACCAGACCACACCGACACTGCAAACTAAAT TGCCAGCCCAGGATGATACAGATAAAAATGGAGATAACTCAGTTCTGACTGATGAGTGCAAAG GGGTGTGCGCACAGCGCTGCGTGGGCAACGACACGTGCGGCTGTTTCGACGGCTACAAACTTAAACCGGACGAAAAGACCTGTGAAG ACATCAATGAGTGTTTGCTGAGTGCCAGCAACTGTCGTGGAGGAGAGCGGTGCATCAACACAGAGGGCTCCTTCCGTTGCCAGAGAGAGGTTAGCTGTGGGACTGGCTACGAACTCACTGATAATAACAACTGCAAAG ATATTGACGAGTGTGAGACTGGAATCCATAACTGCGGCCAGGATTTTGCGTGCCAGAACACGCAGGGATCATTCCGCTGTCTCCCGAAGGTCAAGTGTGGCGCAGGGTTCATCCAGGATGCCCTTGGCCAATGCATCG aCATCAATGAATGTGTCAGTCACACGAGCCCATGCCACAGAGGGCAGATGTGTATCAACACCGTCGGCTCCTACAACTGCCAGAGGAACTCTGTTACCTGTGGCCGAGGATATCACCTCAGCGAAGATGGCAAACGATGCACTG ATATTGACGAATGTAAAAACCCCGAGAATGTTTGTCTCGGTCACGGCTGCATCAACATGGTGGGCTCTTATCGCTGTGAGTGTCAGGCTGGCTACGTCTTTAACAGCATCAGGCGGTTATGTGAGG ATATAAACGAATGCAGGCACTATCCTGGTCGTCTTTGTGCCCACAAGTGTGAAAACACTCTGGGCTCCTACAAATGTAGCTGCACCACTGGCTTCAAGCTAGCAAGCGATGGGAGAAACTGTGATG ATTTGAACGAGTGCGAGAGCAACCCATGCAGTCAAGAGTGCGCCAACGTGTTCGGCTCCTATCAGTGCTACTGCCGCCGCGGCTATCAGCTAAGTGACATCGATGGCCTGACTTGTGAAG ACATAGATGAGTGCGCCCTTCCCACCGGAGGCCATATTTGTTCCTATCGCTGTCACAACACGCCGGGCAGCTTCCACTGTTCCTGTCCCGTCAGCGGCTACACCTTGACCTCAAATGGTCGCAGCTGTCAGG ATGTGGATGAATGCCTGACAGgaacgcacacgtgcacagagaaTCAAAGCTGCTTTAACATACAGGGGGGATTCAGATGCCTGTCCTTGGAATGCCCAACCAACTACCGCCGCGTCGGAGAGAC TCGATGCGAACGCTTGCTTTGCAATGAGTCTGAAGAGTGCCTGGCCATGCCACTGAGAATAACCTACTACTACCTCACCTTCCCAACCAACATCCCCGTCTCCACCGACATCTTCCGCATGGGCCCCTCCCACAATGTGGCCGGCGACGACATCCAGGTCGCTATCACTGCTGGCAATGAAGGCGGTTTCTTCAAGACGGCGCGAGTGCTCACCGGCGGCGTGATGTCAGTGGCGAAGGTCATCGACAAGCCGCAGGACTTTGACCTGTCTTTGGAGCTTAGATTGCGTCGCTACGGCACCCTCAGCACGTATCTGGCTAAAGTGCTGGTGTTTGTTACTCCAACGGAGCCCAAACTAGCTTATGAACCCCATTCAGAATAG